A DNA window from Argiope bruennichi chromosome X2, qqArgBrue1.1, whole genome shotgun sequence contains the following coding sequences:
- the LOC129959725 gene encoding DNA excision repair protein ERCC-8-like, translating into MLRSGKPKKLRDGDLQVLSKEIQKNRMKSMAHILQKFQQAPETVVLINTIRMETHLLSFHGLASTHKPLITKSSRAARLRCCKARRNWTVNEWKSVLWSDEFKIKSIPVRWQSLVLDRLLAGASNGDINIYTMDINSDSIHPDCMHPRKIFGRRSSRNKEYKIVQWHTFEPNKVVATDRDRRIHIWDAIQDSNAETKMRFDINIAGFHMSSGATKIIAVARKDPLIELIDIRSPPISRFSLHASSTAVSSVRWSPKSDEVIASGSVDGNIYLWDIRFPVESLGDRLEKDSTTAHGGAVDCLRFTNDGLYIVSHGLDNRINVWDATSGKPFDVDFGAIPSARTSYPVLIDMCYDSKPPVLFVPSRDCIIMYNLFTGDRLKTLMGHTNFVSCCAYRSSSNELFSAGRDKKILLWTPGAEIELEE; encoded by the exons ATGCTTCGATCTGGCAAACCCAAGAAACTAAGAGATGGAGACCTGCAAGTGCTGTccaaagaaattcagaaaaatcgcATGAAATCAATGGCCCACATACTCCAGAAGTTCCAACAAGCACCCGAGACTGTTGTTTTGATAAATACCATCCGCATGGAAACACATTTGTTAAGTTTCCATGGTCTTGCTAGTACCCATaagcctttgattacaaaatctAGTCGCGCTGCTCGATTGAGGTGTTGCAAGGCACGTCGAAATTGGACTGTCAATGAGTGGAAATCAGTTCTTTGGAGTGATGAATTCAAGATTAAATCTATACCAGTCAGATGGCAGAGTCTTGTTTTGGA tcGATTGCTGGCTGGAGCTTCAAACGGTGacattaatatttatactatGGACATAAATTCTGACAGCATCCATCCAGATTGCATGCATCCGAGAAAGATTTTTgg GAGGAGGTCTTctagaaataaagaatataaaatagttCAATGGCATACATTTGAACCTAACAAAGTTGTTGCAACTGACCGGGACAGAAGAATTCATATTTGGGATGCAATTCAGGATTCAAATGCTGAAACCAAAATGCGTTTCGATATCAATATTGCAGGATTCCATATGTCCTCAGGGGCTACCAAAATTATTGCAG TTGCCAGGAAAGATCCTCTTATAGAGCTCATAGATATCAGATCGCCGCCCATAAGTCGTTTTTCTCTTCATGCAAGTTCAACTGCCGTTTCTTCCGTGAGATGGTCGCCCAAATCTGATGAAGTAATTGCAAGTGGTAGTGTGGATGGCAATATTTATCTCTGGGACATTCGATTTCCTGTAGAGAGTTTAGGTGATCGACTGGAAAAAGATTCAACAACTGCTCATGGTGGAGCAGTTGACTGTCTAAGGTTTACTAATGATGGACTTTATATTGTGTCACATGGACTTGACAATCGCATAAATGTTTGGGATGCTACTTCAGGAAAACCCTTTGATGTCGATTTTGGTGCAATACCATCTGCAAGAACATCTTATCCAGTGTTAATTGATATGTGCTATGATTCTAAACCCCCAGTTCTTTTTGTTCCTAGCAGAGActgtattattatgtataatcTTTTTACTGGGGATAGACTGAAAACGTTAATGGGCCACACTAATTTTGTCTCATGTTGCGCATATCGATCTTCTTCAAATGAACTATTTAGTGCTGGAAGGGATAAGAAAATACTATTGTGGACACCTGGAGCCGAAATAGAGTTGGAAGAATGA